Proteins from a single region of Dama dama isolate Ldn47 chromosome 14, ASM3311817v1, whole genome shotgun sequence:
- the RPL22 gene encoding large ribosomal subunit protein eL22, with amino-acid sequence MAPVKKLVAKGGKKKKQVLKFTLDCTHPVEDGIMDAANFEQFLQERIKVNGKAGNLGGGVVTIERSKSKITVTSEVPFSKRYLKYLTKKYLKKNNLRDWLRVVANSKESYELRYFQINQDEEEEEDED; translated from the exons ATGGCGCCTGTG AAAAAGCTTGTGGCGAAGGGGggcaaaaaaaagaagcaagtccTAAAATTCACTCTGGACTGTACCCACCCTGTAGAAGATGGAATCATGGATGCCGCCAATTTT GAGCAGTTTCTTCAGGAGAGGATCAAGGTGAATGGAAAAGCTGGCAACCTGGGTGGCGGTGTTGTAACCATTGAAAGAAGCAAGAGCAAGATTACTGTAACTTCCGAGGTGCCCTTTTCCAAAAG GTATTTGAAATATCTtaccaaaaaatatttgaagaagaatAATCTACGAGATTGGTTACGCGTAGTCGCTAACAGCAAAGAAAGTTACGAATTGCGTTACTTCCAGATTAATCaagatgaagaagaggaggaagatgaggattAA
- the RNF207 gene encoding RING finger protein 207, giving the protein MSGAIFTPLEGPGALDGTSGHPLVCPLCHAQYERPCLLDCFHEFCAGCLRGRAADGRLACPLCQHQTVVKGPSGLPPVDRLLQFLVDSSGDGTEVVRCANCDLECGKQDAETTYFCNTCGQPLCARCRDETHRARMFARHDIVALGQRSRDVLQKCTLHAEPYVLFSTDKKSLLCIRCFRDMQGESRVHCVDLESAYVQGCERLQQAVLEVKALQTATREATELLQAMVEEVRRSAAEEEAAIHALFSSMQDKLLERKALLLQAVQSQYEEKDKAFKEQLSHLATLLPTLQVHLVICSSFLSLANKAEFLDLGYELMERLQGIVTRPHRLRPAQSSKIASDHRAEFARCLEPLLLLGPRRAAGAGGGTSTLAGGPGPKVLMGPGCPSPVGKMLGSPVQKPTLHRSISTKVLLAEGEDSPFTEHCRHYEDSYRRLQAEMQNLKDQVQELHRDLTKHHSLIKAEIMGDILHKALQVDAQIASEYASVEGLRAVFQEIWEDSYQRVVNEQEIYEAQLHDLLQLKQENAYLTTITKQITPYVRSIAKVKERLEPRFQVPVDEPSDHPQNMHDDGVNAEVPARSDPVSVTEKKEKNSEPRNSRALGSLAEEPPLKNKDTHRPKSKNGGDVSTRRERPA; this is encoded by the exons ATGTCCGGAGCTATCTTCACGCCTCTGGAGGGGCCGGGCGCCCTGGATGGGACAAGCGGCCACCCCCTCGTTTGCCCGCTGTGCCACGCGCAGTATGAGCGCCCGTGCCTGCTGGACTGCTTTCATGAGTTCTGCGCCGGCTGCCTGCGTGGCCGTGCTGCCGATGGCCGCCTCGCCTGCCCTCTGTGCCA GCACCAGACGGTGGTGAAGGGCCCCAGCGGGCTCCCTCCAGTGGATCGGCTGTTGCAGTTCCTGGTGGACAGCTCAGGGGATGGCACCGAGGTGGTGCGCTGCGCCAACTGCGACCTGGAGTGCGGCAAGCAG GACGCGGAGACCACATACTTCTGCAACACTTGCGGGCAGCCGCTGTGCGCGCGCTGCCGCGACGAGACGCACCGGGCACGCATGTTCGCGCGCCACGACATCGTGGCCTTGGGCCAGCGCAGCCGCGACGTGCTCCAGAAGTGCA CGCTGCACGCCGAGCCCTATGTCCTGTTCTCCACCGACAAGAAGTCGCTGCTGTGCATCCGCTGCTTCCGGGACATGCAGGG GGAGAGCCGCGTCCACTGCGTGGACCTCGAGTCAGCTTACGTCCAGGGCTGCGAGCGGCTGCAGCAGGCGGTGCTG GAGGTGAAGGCCCTGCAGACCGCCACGCGAGAGGCCACCGAGCTGCTGCAGGCGATGGTGGAGGAGGTGCGACGCAGCGCGGCAGAGGAGGAGGCCGCCATCCACGCCCTCTTCAGCAGCATGCAG GACAAACTGTTAGAGAGGAAAGCGCTGCTGCTGCAGGCCGTGCAGAG ccagtaTGAAGAGAAGGACAAGGCCTTCAAGGAGCAGCTCTCCCATCTGGCCACTCTGCTGCCCACCCTGCAG GTTCACCTGGTCATCTGCTCTTCCTTCCTCAGCTTGGCCAACAAGGCCGAGTTCCTGGACCTGGGCTAT GAGCTGATGGAGAGATTGCAGGGCATCGTCACGCGGCCACATCGCCTGCGGCCGGCACAGAGCAGCAAG ATCGCCAGCGACCACCGTGCCGAGTTCGCGCGCTGCCTGGAGCCGCTACTGCTGCTGGGGCCACGCCGGGCGGCGGGTGCCGGGGGTGGCACCAGCAC GCTCGCAGGGGGCCCGGGCCCCAAGGTGCTGATGGGGCCCGGCTGCCCTTCCCCAGTGGGGAAGATGTTGGGGTCACCGGTCCAAAAGCCCACACTGCACCGGTCCATCAGCACCAAGGTGCTGCTGGCGGAGGGCGAGGACTCACCCTTCACGGAGCACTGCCGCCACTACGAGGACTCCTACCGG cgccTGCAGGCAGAGATGCAGAACCTGAAGGACCAGGTACAGGAGCTGCACCGGGACCTCACCAAGCACCATTCCCTCATCAAAGCCGAGATCATGGGTGACATCTTACACAAGGCCCTGCAGGTGGATGCCCAGATCGCCTCGGAGTATGCTTCCGTGGAGGGCCTGAGAGCAGTCTTCCAGGAG atttgggAGGACTCCTACCAGCGGGTGGTTAACGAACAGGAGATATATGAAG CCCAgctccatgaccttctccagcTGAAGCAGGAGAATGCCTACCTGACCACCATCACCAAGCAAATCACGCCCTACGTCCGCTCCATTGCCAAGGTGAAGGAGCGACTGGAGCCCAG GTTTCAGGTCCCTGTGGATGAACCATCAGACCATCCACAAAACATGCATGATGATGGCGTGAATGCTGAGGTCCCGGCCAG GAGCGATCCAGTAAGTGTCacagagaagaaggagaagaactcAGAGCCGAGAAACAGCCGAGCTCTGGGCAGCCTTGCAGAGGAGCCTccactgaaaaacaaagacacacacagacccaaATCAAAAAACGGGGGTGATGTCTCCACCCGGAGGGAACGCCCAGCTTAG
- the ICMT gene encoding protein-S-isoprenylcysteine O-methyltransferase, whose amino-acid sequence MAGCAARAPPGSEARLSLATFLLGASVLALPLLTRAGLQGRTGLALYVAGLNALLLLLYRPPRYQIAIRACFLGFVFGCGVLLSFSQSSWNHFGWYMCSLSLFHYSEYLVTAVNNPKSLSLDSFLLNHSLEYTVAALSSWIEFTLENIFWPELKQITWISATGLLMVVFGECLRKAAMFTAGSNFNHVVQNEKSETHTLVTSGVYAWFRHPSYVGWFYWSIGTQVMLCNPICGVSYALTVWRFFRDRTEEEEISLIHFFGEEYLEYKKRVPTGLPFIKGVKVEL is encoded by the exons ATGGCAGGCTGCGCGGCGCGGGCTCCGCCGGGCTCCGAGGCGCGCCTCAGCCTCGCCACCTTCCTGCTGGGCGCCTCGGTGCTCGCGCTGCCGCTGCTCACGCGCGCCGGCCTGCAGGGCCGCACCGGGCTGGCGCTCTACGTGGCCGGGCTCAacgcgctgctgctgctgctctacCGGCCGCCGCGCTACCAG ATAGCCATCCGAGCCTGTTTCCTTGGCTTTGTGTTTGGCTGTGGAGTGCTGCTAAGTTTTAGCCAGTCTTCCTGGAATCACTTTGGCTG gtaTATGTGCTCCCTGTCATTGTTCCACTATTCTGAATATTTAGTCACAGCAGTCAATAACCCCAAGAGCCTGTCCTTGGATTCCTTTCTCCTGAATCACAGTCTGGAGTACACAGTTGCGGCTCTTTCTTCTTGGATAGAGTTCACACTTGAGAATATTTTCTGGCCAG AACTGAAGCAGATCACCTGGATCAGCGCCACGGGGCTGCTGATGGTGGTGTTTGGAGAGTGTCTGAGGAAAGCGGCAATGTTTACAGCTGGTTCCAATTTCAACCACGTGGTGCAGAATGAAAAGTCAGAAACCCACACTCTAGTGACCAGCGGGGTATACGCTTGGTTCCGGCATCCGTCCTACGTCGGGTGGTTTTACTGGAGTATTGGAACCCAG GTGATGCTGTGTAACCCCATCTGCGGGGTGAGCTACGCTCTGACAGTGTGGCGGTTCTTCCGCGACCGGACAGAGGAGGAAGAAATCTCGCTGATCCACTTTTTCGGAGAGGAGTACCTGGAGTATAAGAAGCGGGTGCCCACGGGCCTGCCTTTCATAAAAGGGGTCAAGGTGGAGCTATGA